A region of the Candidatus Neomarinimicrobiota bacterium genome:
ACCCAACTTCGCCTTCCATGACAATCAGCATACCCCATTTGCGTTCCTGACAAGTCAGGATGGCCTCAGAAATCTCACCAACCATGGCAAGATTCTTAACCCGGAACAGGTATCTGACAAATGGATTTTGACCGAGGTAGATTAGGATTCTTCTCAGTTCTGGCTGGAAGAGAATCACAACAGCAATAACCCAAACAGTAGAAAGATTGGATAAGAGCCAGGACATACCATGAAGTTCCGCCCAGCGGACAAGAACCGATAGGAGGATCAGTATGAGGATACCAGATAGCAATTGAGCTGCTCTGGTCCCCTTAAAAACTTTATATAGGGAATAAAGAACGAAAGAAACAGCAAGAATATCTACCACATCATAGACACGCACAGAGAGAAAAGCGAGAGAGAACAATTCATAACGCCAGAAATAACCTGTGACAGTCGTAATCAGTAGTCCAAGGACGATAAGGAGTATATTTTTTCTTTCAGACATTGTGCAATTTAATCCGAATGTTTTTGAATGGCACTGAAGATATCAAGAACTTGCCGTGTTTCAGCAACGTCATGAACTCTGAAAATTCTAACACCCCTCATAAATCCTGAGATGATTGCCGCCAGTGATCCCCCGAGCCGTTGGTCTGCTGGTGAGTCATCAATCATACCGATAAATGATTTCCGTGAGGCGCCAATCATGATGGGTCTGCCGGCGGCATTTATACGCTGTAGATTTCCCAATATAGTTAGATTGTCTTCTAAAGTTTTTCCAAAACCTATGCCGGGATCCACTACAATCCGCTCAATATCAATCCCAACTGAAGTTGCAGAACGTATTTGTTCCATGAGAAAGTGTTCAATATCATCCATCACGTTCCCGTATGATGGTGCTATCTGCATGGTTTCAGGGTTGCCTTGCATATGCATAAGGATATATCCCGCTTGACTATTACGGACAATCTCAAACATTTCTGGGTCACTACGACCTGCAGATACGTCATTGATAATATGAGCGCCAGCCTTTAGCGCAGCCTGTGCTACGGGTGCTTTTTGAGTGTCTATTGAAATGATTGCATCTGACTGTGCAGCCAGAGCAGTGATAACTGGAACCGTGCGAGATATTTCCTCTTCCACCGATATTGGCAGTGAGCCAGGACGCGTAGATTCTCCCCCAACATCAATAATGGTCGCACCCTGATCCAACATCTCCAAAGCACGAGAAACCGCCATTGAAGGATCAATAAACTGACCACCATCACTAAATGAATCAGGAGTCACATTTAGAATGCCCATTATGACTGGCGTATCTAGATGTAACTCCTGATCTTTAATCAACCATGTTTTTCCTATTTCAGATGAAACTTTGTCCTCAGTCATAGGAAATGATTGTAAATTACGCTTTGGGTTCTTTGGCAGATGGCTCTTCTGAACCCTCACCCTCAGCTGGCTTCTTAGGCTTTGGAGGTCTTCGTCTTACAGGAGCTTTTCTTTTAGCTGGAGCGGGTTTTTTCACCGCTTCCTCAGTTTTCTGGAGGATATCTTGAGATTCAGACTCCACGATTGGAATAGATGTCTCAACTTTTGGGACAATCGGCTCTACTTCCTTTGCAGTTTCTTTTTCTATCCCTGGAACAACCTTATCCGGTCTCTGACGCGGGTTGTCAGAACGGTGTCTCGGATTATTGGATCTACCCCGACCTCTCTGGGGATTCTCACTTTGCTTAGCCTGAGTGTGATCTACATACTTTAAACCCAATATTCCGTCAAGTTGGCGACCATCTATACTTTCTTTATCAAGGAGCAGATTTGTAATCAGCTCCAGTTTATCCTGATTTTTAGAAATGATTTCTCTGGCTTTTTTATAGGCCGTGTCAATGATCTTTCGAACTTCAGCGTCAATCTTTTTGGAAATATCTTCGCTAAAATCACGATGCACTCCCAGATCACGACCAATAAAGATTTCTTCTTTCTTCTGACCGTAAGTCATGGGACCCATTTTTTCACTCATGCCCCACTCAACCACCATTTTTCTGGCGAGAGATGTGGCGCGCTCAATATCATTTCCAGCGCCTGTGGTCATCTGGTTGAGAACCACTTCCTCGGCAACACGACCACCCATAAGGATGGCAAGCATGCCTTCCATGTAATCTTTGGAAAAATTGTAGCGATCATCCACAGGTAATTGAGCTGTAAGCCCAAGGGCACGACCACGTGGAATGATGGTTACCTTGTGGACTGGATCCGTACCTGTTGTCAGGCGCGCAACCAGA
Encoded here:
- the folP gene encoding dihydropteroate synthase; its protein translation is MTEDKVSSEIGKTWLIKDQELHLDTPVIMGILNVTPDSFSDGGQFIDPSMAVSRALEMLDQGATIIDVGGESTRPGSLPISVEEEISRTVPVITALAAQSDAIISIDTQKAPVAQAALKAGAHIINDVSAGRSDPEMFEIVRNSQAGYILMHMQGNPETMQIAPSYGNVMDDIEHFLMEQIRSATSVGIDIERIVVDPGIGFGKTLEDNLTILGNLQRINAAGRPIMIGASRKSFIGMIDDSPADQRLGGSLAAIISGFMRGVRIFRVHDVAETRQVLDIFSAIQKHSD
- a CDS encoding TIGR00159 family protein gives rise to the protein MSERKNILLIVLGLLITTVTGYFWRYELFSLAFLSVRVYDVVDILAVSFVLYSLYKVFKGTRAAQLLSGILILILLSVLVRWAELHGMSWLLSNLSTVWVIAVVILFQPELRRILIYLGQNPFVRYLFRVKNLAMVGEISEAILTCQERKWGMLIVMEGEVGLKHIKEKSASINARVSAELLVSIFNPTSPLHDGAVIINHEVIESAKCILPLSEEPQGVRMKLGTRHLAALGLSEETDAHILVVSEETGTLSHVYNGVMKRGLDEVQLQKVLNNLIV